From Acidovorax sp. FHTAMBA, one genomic window encodes:
- a CDS encoding ATP-binding protein: protein MSLTNPFSRRLYLRIWLAVVGGMAVLTLAVGWAWRFAEEQKAQNAQPFVPPSREMVLRDPAGNVLVQGLGTRQPGDPGEGSEFHIETATGQTFVLQLAPRQPRGERGDRGGRPGGGANRSDAAFWTRPPFGFLWLLGIVGVAVALGVYPIIRRLTLRLEALQRSVQKFGEGDLSVRVPEQGLDEVADLSRQFNAAAARIETLVQSHKSLLANASHELRSPLTRIRMGMELMGGQQPSPAFRAEILRNIAELDQLVDEILLASRLDAREADVGTVELVDLIGLAAEECARVDADLDVGSDSVDVRGVSKLLRRAIRNLLENARRYSTGEITLAIERRQGHAEVRVCDRGPGVPVTHRERIFEPFYRLPGASERAGGVGLGLALVRSIAGRHNGTVHCEDRPDGAPGACFVLRLPVTAASATP from the coding sequence CCGCCGCCTTTACCTGCGCATCTGGCTGGCCGTGGTGGGCGGCATGGCGGTGCTCACCCTGGCCGTGGGCTGGGCCTGGCGGTTTGCCGAAGAGCAGAAGGCGCAGAACGCACAGCCTTTTGTGCCGCCTTCGCGCGAGATGGTGCTGCGCGACCCGGCCGGCAACGTGCTGGTGCAGGGCCTCGGCACGCGCCAGCCCGGCGACCCTGGCGAAGGTTCCGAATTCCACATTGAAACGGCCACCGGCCAGACCTTTGTGCTGCAGCTGGCACCGCGCCAGCCCCGGGGCGAGCGCGGGGATCGGGGGGGCCGCCCCGGCGGCGGCGCCAACCGGAGTGACGCCGCGTTCTGGACGCGCCCGCCGTTTGGTTTCCTGTGGCTGCTGGGCATTGTGGGCGTGGCCGTGGCGCTGGGCGTGTACCCCATCATCCGGCGCCTGACGCTGCGGCTTGAAGCGCTCCAGCGCAGCGTGCAGAAGTTTGGCGAAGGCGACCTGTCGGTGCGCGTACCCGAGCAGGGGCTGGACGAGGTGGCCGATCTGTCGCGTCAGTTCAATGCGGCGGCAGCGCGCATCGAAACCCTCGTGCAGTCGCACAAATCCCTGCTGGCCAACGCATCGCACGAACTGCGCTCACCCCTCACCCGCATCCGCATGGGGATGGAGCTGATGGGCGGACAGCAGCCCTCACCCGCCTTCCGCGCGGAGATCCTGCGCAACATTGCCGAACTGGACCAGCTGGTGGACGAGATCCTGCTGGCCAGCCGCCTGGATGCGCGCGAGGCCGATGTGGGCACCGTGGAACTGGTGGACCTGATCGGGCTGGCTGCCGAAGAGTGCGCGCGGGTGGATGCCGACCTGGACGTGGGCTCGGATTCGGTGGATGTGCGCGGCGTCTCCAAGCTGCTGCGCCGTGCCATCCGCAACCTGCTGGAAAACGCACGGCGCTACAGCACCGGCGAGATCACGTTGGCCATCGAGCGCCGCCAGGGCCACGCCGAGGTACGCGTGTGCGACCGGGGGCCGGGCGTGCCTGTGACCCACCGGGAACGGATCTTCGAACCCTTCTACCGCCTGCCCGGCGCCAGCGAGCGCGCCGGGGGCGTGGGTCTGGGGCTGGCGCTGGTGCGCTCGATTGCCGGGCG